The DNA region gttaaaaatatatgtcATTGCGAATGATAGCCTTGAGAATTTGGTTTTTAACCAAGTCCAATGGCCTAATACAATTCATGCAACTCACTTCACCTAATGAGATAAGACTACTAAAATGTTGTGACAGTAATAAACAGAATACAGCTAAACGACTTCctaacaatattttaataaaaggaTAAATCGCCATCAAATTCTGGTAACTAAATTAGACATAAGAAAAGAATGAACGTTATTATGCTGGTCAGAGACTGCAAGATAGTAAGTACCACAAAGGCCAtgcattaaaaacaaaaaaacagtcAATTTCAAAAGACTCACCTTAAGCCATCCATTGCACTAGGTGATTCTTCAACCTCTTTACCTAGAGTGGAGTTTCAAAGAATAGGTAAATTATAGATGTATAGCAAGAATCCCCTGTTTCTGGAAGGCATTATCTCTTCTTTTACAAGGGCTAGGATAAAAAAATCTCAGAATGCTATTTATGAACAAGCAAAAGTAAACATAATCATTTGCAtggaataataaaaattctatttgttttattttgctaGGGGAACATTTTACTCCCTCAAAATCAAGATAACCACTTTATATGCTTAATTTCAGTTTATCCAAATAGTTTTTgtttcaaaaagaaaacaaaaagaactcAATATTTCTGTCAAAAAGAACATAATACTATAATAGTAAGATAACCTTCTGAAGGAACTGGAAATTGCTGAATAAAACTTTTCAAGTCTGGACCACTGACTTTTCCTGTATGgcaattataaaataatcaataactTCCAAGAATAAGTGAAGAAGAACATAGAAAAACCAATAAAATTTTAAGCATCTGACCAGTGCTGACACGTTTTCCTTTGCTTCCTTCTTTGGCtatcctttcttcttctttcttgagAACTTTGtgggaaaaaaaagagtttgtGTTAAGGTCTCTGTAAAGAACTAAACTTGGCCAATAATGTTGTTTCATTATATTTAGAATTAGAACTATCACATGAAATGCTGAGGACAAGGTTAAGTGAGAATATAACTAAATCAGAGCAAAGTATTCAATTCAAATTGATTTGCAAACGTGGAAGTATAATTGGCACATACGAGCAACATTCTGTCTAACACATTCACGTCTTGCTTCCAATTCCATCATTTCCTGAAGGGGAAAGTATTGTCAAGTAATACTGAAATAGCatactttgtaaaaaaaatcacttcgcGGGAAAACATCCATAAAACATTACAACTTACAAGGGTTAGCTTAATAGTTTGGTATCCCATTGCAAATAGGGGTTAACAATCCTTGAATATGTTTTGCATAGAATTGATGCAAAACTAATcaattaaataactaaatttaaatgcAGCAAGTCAAAGATGCAGGCAAATTAACAAAAGATAATCACATAATttaacaccccccccccccccccccccgccccCCCAAAACCACcaccaaaaaagtaaaaggcAGATCAAGAAAAGTGGGGAAagaattgaaatataataatttccccaaatgattaaaaagagaaagaaaaccaATAATAACAGTCACTATAATACCAGGTCTTTAAGTTTAAACTTCCTTTTTCTACATTCATCTGATTATACTATTAAAGTCACATAATTCCAATGTCAACAAAGCACCTTCTTCAGAACTCTTCATGGCAgagtaagttattttttttacaataattaagcTGAAGAAGTTAGTTTGGGGTCATTGGTGCTATAAAGATATTATTATCTTAGAAGCAATTTGATAAACAATGGACATATAGTTTCAATCAAATTGCCTATGCTGTTTTTAAAGTGACTGCACTGAATGTAAGGAATTTACAATAACAGAATGTTTCAAGAACATTGTCTTATCTGATTAGCTTATTCTTGCGACCTTGCCCTATTAAGGAAAACTTCATAAAACTACAAAATCTGTGATGTTGTACGGGACTAAGTTTTGGGCAGTGAAAAGCCAATGAGAGAATAAACTCAATGTTGCAGAGATGAAAAGTTGCATTAGATGAGTGGGCATATAAGACAAAATAGGATTAGGAATGAATCCATTACTGTATCATAGAGAAAGCTACAATAGCATCTACCACAGAAAAAATGGTAGAATTTCACTTTTTGTGATTTGGGCATGTGTGGAAAAAACCTATAGAAGCCCAAGTAAGGAGAATAAACTATAGGAGGATATCTCTATCGATAGAGGGagactgaaaaaaaaatataggtgaAACCATTAAGAAGGATTTAGAGGCCAATGTTTTGTTTATAGACATGATTCACAGTAGAACATTATGGCCTCTTTTGATTCATGTAAGTATCCCTGCCTGGTGAGAAAGGTTTTGGTTGTTGTAGTTGAAAGAAGAGTCAGAGAGTTTTGACAATAGATAAACAAAACTTATTAATTGCAAATCAATCCTTGAAGATAAACAAAAACTTTAAAGGAAAACCATTGTAAGCAACATAATGTTATCTAGCCTAGCCATGATCTGAAAATGTAAAGAAACATCAATAACTTTGTCTTTGGATAACTTTATGGTACTAGCAAAAGGATATACATAGATGTATTGCAATTTACCTCTGGAGTTGGAGCCTTTTTACGCTGCCCATTCAGCCAACATATCCATTCAACTAAAATAATCAAACAGTAATTATCTATTAAGAATGGGAAATaggataaaaaatcataatttttttctgaataaattcaacatataaaataattggATTCATCCTATAATAATAGGCATACTAATTTAGCAGTTGAATGATGgccaatataaaatatatacctGGAATAGAGGTAGGATCCTCCTCTCCCTTAAATATCACCCATCTTTTCTCTTTCACTAgtaaaccaaaacaaaatagCAGAATCAGACAGATTCATTGTAAAATGAACTACAAAGCAAAACTCACacacagaagaaaaaaataataaagaaccCGAGTTTTGAATTTCCAAATTCACACTCAAACCAAAATGATATCAATTCTTAAGTGGTTCAACCTACCCAAAGAAAATAGTGCCAAAACTTAGTTGccaataaatcaattttatttatttaattattttacttcttAAAACCAGATCAGTCTCAACCTTGTTCAAAGTTTTCACCAAATTCTACGGTAGGCTATAGAATGTAGACCTCAAACAAGAACTAATAACCTCAAAAAACCTATGGCAATTGCACAGTTAGCTCCCACCTCGATCAATCTCAAAGACTGAGACTTAACCTTTCTTTTTATGTATAATCCACAGGTCGCCTCCTTTGGAAATATTCCGGAGGGGGTTTGTACCAATTCACCCCCTTCCCAAGGATTGTATTTTCACATGATTCGAACCAAAGACCTCCCACTTGAGGATATTCATATAcacaatctttttttattttctgatcaGCAAATGCtagttgttagtttttgttaatgtGAGAATTCGAACCCACGACCTATCCCTCCCTTTCTCACCCTTTACCACCAAGCCAACCTTATACTCCACTCCTATACACATTCTTATCCTGCAGACTAGCTTGGTGACCACTAGACCAACCCCCTTGGCTAACACTAAACCTTTTTGGTTCATAAccacatcaacaaaaaaaaaaagcaaaacaaattaaaaatatcaggTATATGGTATGAGTAAAGTGTTGACAGTGAGCTAATCATTGCAATGCAAAAAACAACCCTTTTAATCTTATATGGCACAAAAAGTTCATACAAGGCAAACTACACATGTACAAACTCAGAatctcaaaagacaataaaacaCAGAATCACAGtgataacaataataacaacataaaaagggtatagagagagagagaatggaaAGAAAGACACTTACTGATACCATCAACCTCTTCATTTCTGGTGAAGTATTTGTTCCCTGTTTTGTCCACTCCCACCGTAGTTCGATTGCTCAAGAACCCAGAAATCTTCCCGAGCAGCCttcgcatttttttttaataaaaaaattgcgtAGTATTCAAATGTGTTGCAGAGACAGCAGCATCGTCGTTGGAACAATCCAACGTTGGAGATGGGAACTAAAGAAAGTTAGAATATGATTTGTTCGTTCTATTCAACGTTGATTCCAGAGAGGGAGTGTGTGGGAGACGGAAAATGTTGAGTTAATAATAATGACTTTGGTATTTCTTCCTGCACCTCCTAGATTTGCTTCCTGCACTCCATAGAAAATGATACagacaaacaagaaaacaaataggtgaacacaaatatttactatttaattaaaaaatgtctctttatttttaatttgttcgttttttttaaaattgtacaaGAAACACTGATAAAAAATTTTTTCggacaaatatttgaaaataggaaacaaattaaaaataaggtgacaactttgtaagaaaaaatatttacctacaggttcaaaaaaatatttatttagtataaCTTTGATTAcaatataattgataaattcaaaaaaaatattcattataaattttacttatataaaaataaatattcatcattTGCATTTCATAGactaaaatattagtttaaaaaaatcctGGAAGTTTTCTTGTATTAAACAATTATCCCATATCACCTCCTTAgaatctaaaatatgaatttaagtttaattcaattttacaaaattattttataagatgaAGATTAGTTTGGtcacttaattatttatcaacgGCTTCTTAAGATTATTTCCTATTTATAAACAATTGGACAAAGCTTTCAGATACAAAGAAAGTTATTGGAGAATTCATCGAGGATAAAATGACAATACTTCAAGTTCCCGAGAGTATGAAACAAGAAAAAGATTGACATGAAATAAAttctaaaaactaatttttgaaACATTTACTCgtcaaaatgaattttcaattcttttcttTAGTTTATGAGAGGAGGTGCAAAAAGCCATTCTTTCTTCCCCCATTTGTAAAGCAAGAAGCCCCATTTTCAAAACCCAACCACCAAAATACCACATACACCCTCTTCACATTTCCCTGTCCTAAAAGGCTAAAACAGTAAAACTTTCCTCCGACACCACCACCGCCATCACCACGTTGACTTTCTACAATTCAGACAAACAAAACACCAATAACGAAAAAGCACAACCCAACATCACAACCAcctctccgaaaaaaaaaaacccaacctAACCCAAAACCTCATTCCCCAATTCAATTCAATGTTTTCCCTCTCAAAACCCATCCTTTCTCCGGTTCGCCCCACCCTCCCTCCGGTTCGCTGCGGGTCCCGCGAGCTCCGCGAGCGAATCAAGACCGTCCAAACCACTCAAAAGATCACCGAAGCCATGAAACTCATCTCCGCCGCGCGCGTCCGCCGCGCCCAGGAGGCCGTCGTCAGTGGCCGCCCCTTCTCCTCAAACCTCGCCGCAATGCTAAACGACATCACCCAGCGCCTCCAAAACGACGACGTCTCCACCCCTCTCACCCACGCCAGACCCGTCAGAACCGTTGCACTCGTCGTCGTCACCGCGGACCGCGGCCTCTGCGGCGGCTTCAACAAATCGGTTATCCGAAAAGCCCTCGTACGAATCGAGGAACTGGAAAAACTCAACTTGGGGTGCGTTGTGATCAGCGTTGGCAAAAAGGGTAACTCGTTTTTCACTCACAGTATAAATAAGAAACACCCTTTTGTGAAAGTTGATAGCTTTATCGAAATTGGTGGGTTTCCTACCGCAAAGGAGGCTCAGGTTATCGCCGATGATGTTTTTTCACTGTTTGTTAGTGAGGAGGTTGATAAGGTTGAGCTTGTGTACGCTAAGTTTGTTTCATTGGTTAGGTTTGAGCCTGTGATTCAGAATTTGTTGCCTTTGGGAGAGGTTTGTGATGTGAAAGATGAGATTTTTAGGTTGAGTAGTAAAGAGGGTAAGTTAGCTGTGGAGAGGGATGTTGTGAAGTTGAAAAAAGAGGGTGAGATGTGTTTTCCTCTCATGGAGTTTGAGCAGGATCCTGTTATGATTCTTGATGCCATGTTGCCTCTTTATTTGAATAGTCAGGTTTTGAGGGGTTTGCAGGAGTCTATGGCCAGTGAGCTTGCTGCTAGGATGGTGGCCATGTCAAATGCCACGGATAACGCAGTTGATTTGAGCAAGAGGCTTTCGGTTGAGTACAATCGGGAACGGCAGGCAAAGATCACCGGGGAGTTGTTGGAGATTGTGGCTGGAGCTGAGGCATTAGCAGAAAATGACTGATGAGTGGgacttggtttttgttttgcttaCCATTGTGGTGTTGAGAATTAGCTTGCATATACTCTTACGATGGATTTTGTTCGGTCGTGGTCCAAGTTGTTGAATTGGTCATTGCACAGCAATCAGGGAGGAGAGGAGAGAAAATGTGATCATGGGGGAGATTTTGGTTGGAGAGAAATCCTGCGGGAGAGAAATCTTACAATGTGAACATAAGAAGCGCTAATTGTGACTTGACGGTATTTTCAACTGAGTTTGGATCCTACCATGCTTGCCCTGCAAGATTTCTCTCTATTTGAAATCTTGACTGTGCATCACCTTTTCCTTCTCCATGCTTGTTGAGTAATGCCAAATTTAACAGCTTGGATCTCGGTTGGATGAAATCAAGTTGGAGAGGACCCAAGCTCAGCTGTTATTAACTTTAGTTCTTAATTTATGAAACTTTTACTTTAgtcttaaaatttgtaaaatgttGCAAAGTGTTGTTCACTTTAGTCCTCATGCCAATGAAAAGTTGAAAACTAGTGAAAAAGGACTAGGAGAATGACATTTTGCAACATCAGTGATT from Glycine soja cultivar W05 chromosome 8, ASM419377v2, whole genome shotgun sequence includes:
- the LOC114423417 gene encoding uncharacterized protein LOC114423417 isoform X2, whose translation is MRRLLGKISGFLSNRTTVGVDKTGNKYFTRNEEVDGIMKEKRWVIFKGEEDPTSIPVEWICWLNGQRKKAPTPEEMMELEARRECVRQNVALLKKEEERIAKEGSKGKRVSTGKVSGPDLKSFIQQFPVPSEGKEVEESPSAMDGLRNPQDGLAEKEKDESESSEPTGSGASFRPGTWQPPT
- the LOC114423417 gene encoding uncharacterized protein LOC114423417 isoform X1; amino-acid sequence: MRRLLGKISGFLSNRTTVGVDKTGNKYFTRNEEVDGIMKEKRWVIFKGEEDPTSIPVEWICWLNGQRKKAPTPEEMMELEARRECVRQNVALLYRDLNTNSFFSHKVLKKEEERIAKEGSKGKRVSTGKVSGPDLKSFIQQFPVPSEGKEVEESPSAMDGLRNPQDGLAEKEKDESESSEPTGSGASFRPGTWQPPT
- the LOC114423419 gene encoding ATP synthase gamma chain, chloroplastic-like; its protein translation is MFSLSKPILSPVRPTLPPVRCGSRELRERIKTVQTTQKITEAMKLISAARVRRAQEAVVSGRPFSSNLAAMLNDITQRLQNDDVSTPLTHARPVRTVALVVVTADRGLCGGFNKSVIRKALVRIEELEKLNLGCVVISVGKKGNSFFTHSINKKHPFVKVDSFIEIGGFPTAKEAQVIADDVFSLFVSEEVDKVELVYAKFVSLVRFEPVIQNLLPLGEVCDVKDEIFRLSSKEGKLAVERDVVKLKKEGEMCFPLMEFEQDPVMILDAMLPLYLNSQVLRGLQESMASELAARMVAMSNATDNAVDLSKRLSVEYNRERQAKITGELLEIVAGAEALAEND